The following are from one region of the Streptomyces tuirus genome:
- a CDS encoding aspartate aminotransferase family protein, with translation MTTAESASESSQAGEFDLGKLLAERGAERYELHTRYLNHQLPRMLHTIGFDKVYERAEGAYFYDADGNDYLDMLAGFGVMGLGRHHPVIRKAVHDVLDAQLADLTRFDCQPLPGLLAEKLLAHSPHLDRVFFGNSGTEAVEGALKFARFVTGRPRILYCAHAFHGLTTGSLSVNGESGFRDGFAPLLPDTAVPVGDLDALERELRKGDVAALIVESIQGKGVLTGPPGWLRAAQELLHRHKALLIADEVQTGLGRTGDFYAYQHEDGVEPDLVCVAKALSGGYVPVGATIGKDWIFKKVYSSMDRVLVHSASFGSNAQAMAAGLAVLSVMEDEQIIANARATGERLRSRLAALTDRYEMLAEVRGRGLMIGIEFGRPRSLKLRSRWAMLQAARKGLFAQMVVVPLLQRHRILTQVSGDHMEVIKLIPPLIIGEREVDRFVDAFTAVMDDAHNGGLVWDFGKTLVKQAVANR, from the coding sequence ATGACAACCGCCGAGTCCGCGTCGGAGTCGTCGCAGGCCGGGGAGTTCGACCTCGGCAAGCTGCTGGCCGAGCGCGGGGCCGAGCGCTACGAGCTGCACACCCGGTACCTCAACCACCAGCTCCCGCGCATGCTGCACACGATCGGCTTCGACAAGGTCTACGAGCGCGCCGAGGGCGCCTACTTCTACGACGCGGACGGCAACGACTACCTGGACATGCTCGCCGGGTTCGGGGTGATGGGCCTCGGCCGCCATCACCCCGTGATCCGCAAGGCGGTGCACGACGTCCTGGACGCGCAGCTCGCCGATCTCACCCGCTTCGACTGCCAGCCGCTGCCGGGCCTGCTGGCGGAGAAGCTGCTCGCGCACAGTCCGCACCTGGACCGGGTGTTCTTCGGCAACAGCGGCACCGAGGCCGTCGAGGGCGCCCTGAAGTTCGCCCGGTTCGTCACCGGCAGGCCCAGGATCCTCTACTGCGCGCACGCCTTCCACGGCCTGACCACCGGCTCCCTCTCCGTCAACGGCGAGTCCGGCTTCCGTGACGGCTTCGCCCCGCTGCTGCCCGACACGGCCGTCCCCGTCGGCGACCTCGACGCGCTGGAGAGGGAGCTGAGGAAGGGCGACGTCGCCGCGCTGATCGTCGAGTCGATCCAGGGCAAGGGCGTCCTCACGGGCCCGCCCGGCTGGCTGCGGGCCGCCCAGGAGCTGCTCCACCGGCACAAGGCGCTGCTCATCGCCGACGAGGTGCAGACCGGCCTCGGCCGGACCGGCGACTTCTACGCCTACCAGCACGAGGACGGCGTCGAACCCGATCTGGTGTGCGTGGCCAAGGCGCTCTCCGGCGGCTATGTGCCGGTCGGCGCCACGATCGGCAAGGACTGGATCTTCAAGAAGGTCTACTCGTCCATGGACCGCGTCCTCGTCCACTCGGCGAGCTTCGGATCCAACGCGCAGGCCATGGCGGCGGGCCTCGCGGTGCTGTCGGTGATGGAGGACGAGCAGATCATCGCGAATGCCCGGGCCACCGGTGAGCGGCTCAGATCCCGGCTGGCCGCGCTCACGGACCGGTACGAGATGCTCGCCGAGGTCCGGGGCCGGGGCCTGATGATCGGCATCGAGTTCGGACGGCCCAGGTCGCTGAAGCTGCGCAGCCGCTGGGCCATGCTCCAGGCCGCCCGCAAGGGGCTCTTCGCGCAGATGGTCGTCGTGCCGCTGCTCCAGCGGCACCGGATCCTCACCCAGGTCTCCGGCGACCACATGGAGGTGATCAAGCTGATCCCGCCGCTGATCATCGGCGAGCGGGAGGTGGACCGGTTCGTCGACGCCTTCACCGCAGTGATGGACGACGCGCACAATGGCGGGCTGGTGTGGGACTTCGGGAAGACCCTGGTCAAGCAGGCCGTGGCCAACCGCTAG
- a CDS encoding polyprenyl synthetase family protein: MPTVPPASKTAEAVDVTALLERGRTLATPVLRAAIDRLAPPMDTVAAYHFGWIDAQGRPAEGDGGKAVRPALAVLSAEVMSAAPETGIPGAVAVELVHNFSLLHDDLMDGDEQRRHRDTVWKVHGPAQAILVGDALFALANEVLLELGTVEAGRATRRLTTATRALIDGQAQDISYEHRDRVSVEECLEMEGNKTGALLACASSIGAVLGGADDHTADTLEKYGYHLGLAFQAVDDLLGIWGDPVSTGKQTWSDLRQRKKSLPVVAALAAGGPASERLGEILAADAKSSDFQNFSEEEFAARAALIEEAGGREWTADEARRQHTIAIEALDAVDMPDRVREQFTALADFVVVRKR, from the coding sequence GTGCCCACTGTGCCCCCGGCCTCGAAGACTGCCGAGGCGGTGGACGTGACCGCGCTGCTGGAGCGCGGCCGGACCCTGGCCACTCCGGTACTGCGGGCGGCCATCGACCGCCTGGCACCTCCCATGGACACTGTTGCCGCCTACCACTTCGGCTGGATCGACGCCCAGGGCAGGCCCGCGGAGGGGGACGGCGGCAAGGCCGTGCGCCCCGCCCTCGCGGTGCTGTCCGCCGAGGTCATGTCGGCCGCCCCCGAGACCGGCATCCCCGGCGCCGTCGCCGTGGAGCTCGTCCACAACTTCTCCCTCCTCCACGACGACCTCATGGACGGCGACGAACAGCGCCGTCACCGCGACACGGTGTGGAAGGTGCACGGCCCCGCCCAGGCCATCCTGGTCGGCGACGCCCTGTTCGCCCTCGCCAACGAGGTGCTCCTCGAACTCGGCACCGTCGAGGCCGGCCGCGCCACCCGCCGCCTGACCACCGCCACCCGCGCCCTGATCGACGGCCAGGCCCAGGACATCTCCTACGAACACCGCGACCGCGTCAGCGTCGAGGAGTGCCTGGAGATGGAGGGCAACAAGACCGGCGCCCTGCTCGCCTGCGCCAGCTCCATCGGCGCGGTCCTCGGCGGCGCCGACGACCACACCGCCGACACCCTCGAGAAGTACGGCTACCACCTGGGTCTCGCCTTCCAGGCCGTCGACGACCTGCTCGGCATCTGGGGCGACCCGGTCTCCACCGGCAAGCAGACCTGGAGCGACCTGCGCCAGCGCAAGAAGTCCCTGCCCGTCGTGGCCGCCCTCGCGGCGGGCGGCCCGGCCTCCGAGCGGCTCGGCGAGATCCTCGCCGCCGACGCCAAGAGCAGCGACTTCCAGAACTTCTCCGAGGAGGAGTTCGCGGCCCGCGCCGCCCTCATCGAGGAGGCCGGCGGTCGCGAGTGGACCGCCGACGAGGCACGCCGTCAGCACACCATCGCCATCGAAGCCCTCGACGCCGTCGACATGCCCGACCGGGTGCGGGAGCAGTTCACGGCGCTCGCGGACTTCGTCGTCGTACGGAAGAGATGA
- the hpnE gene encoding hydroxysqualene dehydroxylase HpnE, producing MTHGTRSGRPAAQAGHAVVVGGGLAGVTTALALADAGVRVTLLEGRPRLGGLAFSFQRGDLTVDNGQHVYLRCCTAYRWFLDRIEGAALAPLQDRLDVPVLDLARPEGRRLGRLRRDALPVPLHLGRSLASYPHLSLADRAKVGRAALALKGLDLADPALDTQDFGSWLAAHGQSPRAVEALWDLVGIATLNAVASDASLALAAMVFKTGLLSDPGAADIGWARVPLGDLHDRLARKALDSAGVRTELRTRVTSVCATADGQWTVQVPGETLQADAVVLAVPQREAHDLLPAGALDAPERLLEIGTAPILNVHVVYDRRVLSRPFFAALGSPVQWVFDRTDASGLREGQYLALSQSVAQDEIDAPVAVLRERYLPELERLLPLARGADVRDFFVTRERTATFAPTPGVGRLRPRARTQASGLYLAGSWTATGWPATMESAVRSGVSAADAVLGALGRPRPHALFEFEEAA from the coding sequence CGCACAGGCGGGGCACGCCGTCGTGGTGGGCGGCGGGCTCGCCGGTGTCACCACCGCGCTCGCGCTCGCCGACGCCGGAGTGCGCGTCACCCTGCTGGAGGGCAGGCCGCGGCTCGGCGGTCTGGCCTTCTCCTTCCAGCGCGGCGATCTCACCGTCGACAACGGCCAGCACGTCTACCTGCGTTGCTGCACCGCCTACCGCTGGTTCCTCGACCGCATCGAGGGCGCGGCGCTGGCGCCGCTGCAGGACCGGCTCGACGTACCCGTCCTGGACCTCGCCCGGCCCGAGGGGCGCCGCCTCGGCAGGCTGCGCAGGGACGCCCTGCCCGTGCCGCTGCACCTCGGGCGCAGCCTCGCCTCCTACCCGCACCTCTCGCTCGCCGACCGCGCCAAGGTGGGCCGGGCCGCACTCGCGCTCAAGGGGCTCGACCTCGCCGACCCGGCGCTGGACACCCAGGACTTCGGCAGCTGGCTCGCCGCGCACGGCCAGTCGCCGCGCGCCGTCGAGGCCCTGTGGGACCTGGTCGGGATCGCCACCCTCAACGCGGTCGCCTCCGACGCCTCCCTGGCGCTCGCCGCGATGGTCTTCAAGACCGGTCTGCTGTCCGACCCGGGCGCGGCCGACATCGGCTGGGCCCGGGTCCCGCTGGGCGACCTGCACGACCGGCTGGCCCGCAAGGCACTCGACTCCGCGGGTGTCCGCACCGAACTCCGCACCCGTGTCACCTCCGTCTGCGCGACCGCGGACGGGCAGTGGACCGTCCAGGTCCCCGGCGAGACGCTTCAGGCCGACGCGGTGGTCCTCGCCGTACCGCAGCGCGAGGCGCACGACCTGCTGCCGGCGGGCGCCCTCGACGCGCCCGAGCGGCTCCTGGAGATCGGCACCGCGCCGATCCTCAACGTCCATGTGGTGTACGACCGCAGGGTCCTCAGCCGGCCGTTCTTCGCCGCCCTGGGCAGCCCCGTGCAGTGGGTCTTCGACCGGACCGACGCGTCCGGGCTGCGCGAGGGCCAGTACCTCGCCCTGTCGCAGTCGGTCGCCCAGGACGAGATCGACGCGCCCGTGGCCGTGCTGCGCGAGCGGTACCTGCCCGAGCTGGAGCGGCTGCTGCCCCTGGCCCGCGGCGCCGACGTGAGGGACTTCTTCGTCACCCGGGAGCGCACCGCCACGTTCGCTCCCACCCCCGGCGTCGGGCGCCTCAGGCCCCGCGCCCGCACCCAGGCATCCGGCCTCTACCTGGCCGGATCGTGGACCGCCACCGGGTGGCCCGCGACCATGGAGAGTGCGGTCCGCAGTGGTGTGAGCGCGGCGGACGCCGTGCTGGGCGCCCTGGGCCGGCCCCGTCCGCACGCCCTCTTCGAGTTCGAGGAGGCGGCATGA
- a CDS encoding phosphorylase family protein — protein MSTQPAPVPLLIACALGIEQFALRAGGRGGADGPVTVLRTGMGPAAAERAVTRMLADPALRDAAVLATGFCAGLAPGMHPGDLVVAEETRDPRGTTPCVGTGLLVRELARALPGRTVHTGPLTCSDHVVRGPERAALRATGAIAVDMESAVTLLSAVRAGERPVAAVRVVVDAPEHELVRIGTVRGGISAFRVLRSVLPAFFEWHRSLLLPRR, from the coding sequence ATGAGCACCCAGCCCGCCCCGGTCCCGCTGCTGATCGCCTGCGCGCTCGGCATCGAGCAGTTCGCCCTGCGCGCGGGCGGCCGGGGCGGGGCCGACGGGCCGGTCACGGTGCTGCGGACGGGCATGGGCCCGGCCGCCGCCGAGCGGGCCGTCACCCGCATGCTGGCCGACCCGGCCCTGCGCGACGCGGCCGTCCTGGCCACCGGCTTCTGCGCCGGCCTCGCGCCCGGCATGCACCCCGGCGATCTCGTCGTCGCCGAGGAGACCCGCGACCCGCGCGGCACGACCCCCTGCGTGGGGACCGGGCTGCTGGTCAGGGAACTGGCCCGTGCGCTGCCCGGGCGCACCGTGCACACCGGGCCGCTGACCTGCTCCGACCATGTCGTGCGGGGCCCCGAACGGGCCGCGCTGCGCGCGACCGGCGCGATCGCCGTCGACATGGAGTCCGCCGTCACGCTCCTCAGCGCCGTGCGAGCGGGCGAGCGCCCGGTTGCGGCCGTCCGGGTGGTCGTGGACGCTCCTGAACATGAACTCGTCCGGATCGGCACGGTGCGCGGTGGAATATCGGCTTTCCGTGTTCTTCGTTCCGTCCTTCCCGCTTTCTTCGAATGGCACCGTTCCTTGCTGCTCCCCAGGAGGTGA
- the dxs gene encoding 1-deoxy-D-xylulose-5-phosphate synthase produces MTILESIRGPRDLKALSEAELGELAEEIREFLVHAVARTGGHLGPNLGVVELTIALHRVFESPADRILWDTGHQSYVHKLLTGRQDFSKLRGKGGLSGYPSREESEHDVIENSHASTALGWADGLAKARQVQGGKGHVVAVIGDGALTGGMAWEALNNIAAAKNRPLIIVVNDNERSYAPTIGGLANHLATLRTTDGYERVLAWGKDVLQGTPLVGNTLYEALHGAKKGFKDAFAPQGLFEDLGLKYVGPIDGHDTGAVESALRRAKRFHGPVLVHCLTEKGRGYEPALAHEEDHFHTVGVMDPLTCAPLSPSGGPSWTSVFGDEIVRIGEEREDVVAITAAMLHPVGLGAFAERFPDRVWDVGIAEQHAAVSAAGLATGGLHPVVAVYATFLNRAFDQLLMDVALHRCGVTFVLDRAGVTGVDGASHNGMWDMSVLQVVPGLRIAAPRDADQLRAQLREAVAVDDAPTLLRFPKESVGPSVPAVDRVGGLDVLHRSPRPQALLVAVGVMAPVCLQAAELLEARGIGCTVVDPRWVKPVDPALPGLAAEHRLVAVVEDNSRAAGVGAAVALALGDADVDVPVRRFGIPEQFLAHAKRGEVLADIGLTPVEVAGRIGASLAVKEELSKEPLE; encoded by the coding sequence GTGACGATTCTGGAGAGCATCCGGGGACCTCGCGACCTGAAGGCGCTGTCCGAGGCGGAACTGGGGGAACTGGCGGAGGAGATCCGGGAGTTCCTGGTGCACGCGGTCGCCAGGACCGGCGGCCATCTGGGACCCAACCTGGGCGTGGTGGAGCTGACCATCGCCCTGCACCGGGTCTTCGAGTCGCCGGCCGACCGCATCCTGTGGGACACCGGCCACCAGAGCTACGTCCACAAACTGCTGACCGGCCGCCAGGACTTCTCCAAGCTGCGCGGCAAGGGCGGCCTGTCCGGCTACCCCTCGCGCGAGGAGTCCGAGCACGACGTCATCGAGAACAGCCACGCCTCGACCGCCCTCGGCTGGGCCGACGGGCTCGCCAAGGCCCGCCAGGTGCAGGGCGGGAAGGGCCATGTCGTCGCGGTCATCGGCGACGGGGCCCTCACCGGGGGCATGGCCTGGGAGGCCCTGAACAACATCGCGGCCGCCAAGAACCGTCCGCTGATCATCGTCGTCAACGACAACGAGCGCTCCTACGCCCCCACCATCGGCGGCCTCGCCAACCACCTCGCCACGCTGCGCACGACCGACGGGTACGAGCGGGTCCTCGCCTGGGGCAAGGACGTCCTCCAGGGCACGCCCCTGGTCGGCAACACCCTCTACGAGGCCCTGCACGGCGCCAAGAAGGGCTTCAAGGACGCGTTCGCCCCGCAGGGCCTCTTCGAGGACCTGGGCCTGAAGTACGTAGGGCCGATCGACGGGCACGACACCGGGGCCGTGGAGTCCGCGCTGCGGCGCGCGAAACGCTTCCACGGGCCGGTGCTCGTGCACTGCCTCACGGAGAAGGGCCGCGGCTACGAGCCCGCCCTCGCCCACGAGGAGGACCACTTCCACACCGTCGGCGTGATGGACCCGCTGACCTGCGCACCCCTCTCCCCGTCGGGCGGCCCCTCCTGGACCTCCGTGTTCGGCGACGAGATCGTCAGGATCGGCGAGGAGCGCGAGGACGTGGTGGCGATCACCGCCGCCATGCTGCATCCGGTCGGCCTGGGCGCCTTCGCCGAGCGGTTCCCGGACCGGGTCTGGGACGTCGGCATCGCCGAGCAGCACGCGGCCGTGTCCGCGGCGGGCCTGGCGACGGGCGGACTGCACCCGGTCGTCGCCGTCTACGCCACCTTCCTCAACCGCGCCTTCGACCAGCTCCTGATGGACGTGGCCCTGCACCGCTGCGGGGTGACCTTCGTCCTGGACCGGGCCGGGGTCACCGGCGTCGACGGGGCCTCCCACAACGGCATGTGGGACATGTCCGTCCTCCAGGTCGTCCCCGGTCTGAGGATCGCCGCGCCGCGCGACGCCGACCAGCTGCGCGCCCAGCTGCGCGAGGCGGTCGCCGTCGACGACGCGCCGACGCTGCTGCGGTTCCCGAAGGAGTCCGTCGGCCCGTCGGTCCCGGCCGTGGACCGGGTGGGCGGACTGGACGTGCTGCACCGTTCCCCCCGGCCGCAGGCCCTGCTGGTGGCCGTCGGTGTGATGGCGCCGGTCTGCCTCCAGGCCGCCGAACTGCTCGAAGCGCGCGGCATCGGCTGCACCGTCGTCGACCCCCGCTGGGTCAAGCCCGTCGACCCGGCGCTCCCGGGCCTCGCCGCCGAGCACCGTCTTGTCGCCGTCGTCGAGGACAACAGCCGTGCGGCCGGGGTCGGTGCGGCCGTGGCGCTGGCCCTGGGCGACGCCGACGTCGACGTGCCGGTACGGCGGTTCGGCATCCCCGAGCAGTTCCTCGCACATGCCAAGCGCGGTGAGGTGCTCGCCGACATCGGCCTGACACCCGTCGAGGTCGCCGGACGGATCGGCGCGAGCCTGGCCGTCAAGGAAGAGCTGTCCAAGGAGCCACTGGAATGA
- the ispG gene encoding flavodoxin-dependent (E)-4-hydroxy-3-methylbut-2-enyl-diphosphate synthase, with protein sequence MTAVSLGVPEVPARPIAERRVSRRIQVGPVAVGGGAPVSVQSMTTTRTSDVGATLQQIAELTASGCQIVRVACPTQDDADALATIARKSQIPVIADIHFQPKYVFAAIEAGCAAVRVNPGNIKQFDDRVKEIAQAAKDHGTPIRIGVNAGSLDRRLLQKYGRATPEALVESALWEASLFEEHGFRDIKISVKHNDPVVMIEAYRQLAEQCDYPLHLGVTEAGPAFQGTIKSAVAFGALLSRGIGDTIRVSLSAPPAEEVKVGIQILQSLGLKERRLEIVSCPSCGRAQVDVYKLAEEVTAGLDGMEVPLRVAVMGCVVNGPGEAREADLGVASGNGKGQIFVKGEVIKTVPESRIVETLIEEAMKIAEQMEQDGVGSGEPAVTVS encoded by the coding sequence ATGACCGCTGTCTCGCTGGGCGTCCCCGAGGTGCCGGCCCGGCCGATCGCCGAGCGGCGCGTCTCGCGCCGCATCCAGGTCGGTCCGGTGGCGGTGGGGGGCGGGGCCCCGGTGTCGGTGCAGTCGATGACGACGACCCGCACCTCGGACGTCGGTGCCACGCTGCAGCAGATCGCGGAGCTGACCGCGTCCGGCTGCCAGATCGTCCGGGTCGCCTGCCCGACGCAGGACGACGCGGACGCCCTGGCGACCATCGCCCGCAAGTCGCAGATCCCCGTGATCGCGGACATCCACTTCCAGCCGAAGTACGTGTTCGCGGCCATCGAGGCGGGCTGTGCGGCCGTCCGCGTCAACCCCGGCAACATCAAGCAGTTCGACGACCGGGTCAAGGAGATCGCCCAGGCCGCGAAGGACCACGGCACGCCGATCCGCATCGGTGTCAACGCAGGGTCGCTGGACCGGCGCCTGCTCCAGAAGTACGGCAGGGCCACCCCGGAGGCGCTCGTGGAGAGCGCGCTGTGGGAGGCGTCCCTGTTCGAGGAGCACGGCTTCCGCGACATCAAGATCTCCGTCAAGCACAACGACCCGGTCGTCATGATCGAGGCGTACCGGCAGCTGGCCGAGCAGTGCGACTACCCGCTGCACCTGGGCGTGACGGAGGCCGGGCCCGCCTTCCAGGGCACGATCAAGTCGGCGGTGGCGTTCGGAGCGCTGCTGTCGCGGGGCATCGGCGACACGATCCGGGTGTCGCTCTCGGCGCCGCCCGCCGAGGAGGTCAAGGTCGGCATCCAGATCCTCCAGTCCCTCGGGCTCAAGGAGCGCAGGCTGGAGATCGTGTCGTGCCCGTCCTGCGGGCGCGCCCAGGTCGACGTCTACAAGCTGGCCGAGGAGGTCACGGCCGGGCTCGACGGCATGGAGGTGCCGCTGCGGGTCGCGGTCATGGGGTGTGTGGTCAACGGGCCCGGCGAGGCACGGGAGGCCGATCTGGGGGTCGCCTCCGGCAACGGCAAGGGGCAGATCTTCGTCAAGGGCGAGGTCATCAAGACCGTCCCCGAGTCCAGGATCGTCGAGACGCTGATCGAAGAGGCGATGAAGATCGCCGAGCAGATGGAGCAGGACGGCGTGGGGTCGGGGGAGCCGGCCGTCACCGTGAGCTGA
- the hpnH gene encoding adenosyl-hopene transferase HpnH yields the protein MAMPLRQSIKVATYLAEQKIRRRDKFPLIVELEPLFACNLKCEGCGKIQHPAGVLKQRMPVAQAVGAVMESGAPMVSIAGGEPLMHPQIDEIVRQLVAKRKYVFLCTNAMLLRKKMDKFTPSPYFAFAVHIDGLRERHDESVAKEGVFDEAVEAIKEAKRRGFRVTTNSTFFNTDTPQTIIEVLNFLNDDLQVDEMMISPAYAYEKAPDQEHFLGVEQTRELFKKAFAGGNRRRWRLNHSPLFLDFLEGKVDFPCTAWAIPNYSLFGWQRPCYLMSDGYVPTYRELVEETDWDKYGRGKDPRCANCMAHCGYEPTAVLATMGSLKESLRAMRETVSGNRE from the coding sequence ATGGCCATGCCGCTCCGACAGTCCATCAAGGTCGCTACGTACTTGGCTGAACAGAAGATCCGCCGCCGGGACAAGTTTCCGCTGATCGTCGAGCTGGAGCCGCTGTTCGCCTGCAACCTCAAATGCGAGGGATGCGGCAAGATCCAGCATCCGGCCGGGGTGCTCAAGCAGCGGATGCCGGTCGCCCAGGCCGTGGGGGCGGTCATGGAGTCCGGCGCGCCCATGGTGTCCATCGCCGGCGGCGAGCCGCTGATGCACCCGCAGATCGACGAGATCGTCCGTCAGCTGGTGGCCAAGCGGAAGTACGTCTTCCTTTGCACCAACGCCATGCTGCTGCGCAAGAAGATGGACAAGTTCACGCCGTCGCCCTACTTCGCCTTCGCGGTGCACATCGACGGCCTGCGCGAGCGGCACGACGAGTCCGTCGCCAAGGAGGGCGTGTTCGACGAGGCAGTGGAGGCGATCAAGGAGGCCAAGCGGCGCGGCTTCCGGGTCACCACCAACTCGACCTTCTTCAACACCGACACCCCGCAGACCATCATCGAGGTGCTGAACTTCCTCAACGACGACCTCCAGGTCGACGAGATGATGATCTCCCCCGCCTACGCCTACGAGAAGGCCCCCGACCAGGAGCACTTCCTCGGCGTGGAGCAGACCCGAGAGCTGTTCAAGAAGGCCTTCGCCGGCGGCAACCGGCGGCGCTGGCGGCTCAACCACTCCCCGCTCTTCCTGGACTTCCTGGAGGGCAAGGTCGACTTCCCCTGCACGGCGTGGGCGATCCCGAACTACTCGCTCTTCGGCTGGCAGCGCCCCTGCTACCTGATGAGCGACGGGTACGTGCCGACGTACCGGGAGCTGGTCGAGGAAACCGACTGGGACAAGTACGGCCGCGGCAAGGACCCGCGCTGCGCCAACTGCATGGCGCACTGCGGCTATGAGCCCACCGCCGTCCTCGCCACCATGGGATCGCTGAAGGAGTCGCTGCGCGCCATGCGCGAGACGGTCTCCGGGAACCGGGAGTGA
- the shc gene encoding squalene--hopene cyclase — translation MTATTDGSTGALPPRAAAASDTDAHTPGAAGVPEAAARAARRATDFLLSLQHAEGWWKGDLETNVTMDAEDLLLRQFLGIRDEKTTQAAALFIRGEQGEDGTWATFYGGPGELSTTIEAYVALRLAGDAPDAPHMARASAWIRAQGGIAEARVFTRIWLALFGWWKWEDLPELPPELVFFPKWVPLNIYDFGCWARQTIVPLTIVSAKRPVRPAPFPLDELHTDPDRPNPPKPLASPFSWDGAFQRMDKGLHALRKAVPRRLREAAMNSAARWIIERQENDGCWGGIQPPAVYSVIALHLLGYDLEHPVLREGLASLDRFAVWREDGARMIEACQSPVWDTCLAAIALVDAGLPADHPQLVKAADWMLGEEIVRPGDWSVKRPGMPPGGWAFEFHNDNYPDIDDTAEVILALRRIAHPDAERLDRAAARGMRWTLGMQSRNGAWAAFDVDNTSPFPNRLPFCDFGEVIDPPSADVTGHVVEMLAVEGLAHDPRTRRGIEWLLAEQEPDGSWFGRWGVNYVYGTGSVVPALTAAGIPAAHPAIRRAVAWLESVQNDDGGWGEDLRSYKYVREWSGRGASTASQTGWALMALLAAGERESKAVERGIEWLAATQRADGSWDEPYFTGTGFPWDFSINYHLYRQVFPLTALGRYLHGEPFAERLRGSGRTGEHRGGGAGTPLTESGERRGGSAGTPLAEAEGS, via the coding sequence ATGACAGCGACGACCGACGGAAGCACCGGGGCCCTGCCACCCCGCGCCGCCGCGGCCAGCGACACCGACGCGCACACCCCCGGGGCGGCCGGGGTACCGGAAGCCGCCGCACGCGCCGCCCGGCGTGCCACCGATTTCCTGCTCTCCCTCCAGCACGCGGAGGGCTGGTGGAAGGGCGACCTCGAGACCAACGTCACGATGGATGCCGAGGACCTGCTGCTCCGTCAGTTCCTCGGCATCCGCGACGAGAAGACCACGCAGGCCGCCGCCCTCTTCATCCGCGGCGAGCAGGGCGAGGACGGCACCTGGGCCACCTTCTACGGCGGGCCGGGCGAACTGTCCACCACCATCGAGGCGTACGTGGCCCTCCGCCTCGCCGGTGACGCCCCCGACGCCCCGCACATGGCCAGGGCCTCCGCCTGGATCCGCGCGCAGGGCGGCATCGCCGAAGCCCGGGTCTTCACCCGGATCTGGCTGGCCCTGTTCGGCTGGTGGAAGTGGGAGGACCTGCCCGAACTCCCGCCGGAGCTCGTCTTCTTCCCCAAGTGGGTGCCGCTCAACATCTACGACTTCGGCTGCTGGGCGCGGCAGACCATCGTCCCGCTGACGATCGTCTCCGCGAAGCGGCCGGTACGCCCCGCGCCCTTTCCGCTGGACGAGCTGCACACCGACCCGGACCGGCCCAATCCGCCCAAGCCCCTGGCGTCGCCGTTCAGTTGGGACGGGGCGTTCCAGCGGATGGACAAGGGCCTGCACGCCCTGCGGAAGGCCGTCCCGCGCAGACTGCGCGAGGCGGCCATGAACAGCGCCGCCCGCTGGATCATCGAGCGGCAGGAGAACGACGGCTGCTGGGGCGGCATCCAGCCCCCCGCCGTGTACTCCGTCATCGCCCTGCACCTGCTCGGCTACGACCTCGAACACCCCGTGTTGCGCGAGGGGCTGGCGTCCCTGGACCGGTTCGCCGTGTGGCGCGAGGACGGTGCCCGGATGATCGAGGCCTGTCAGTCTCCGGTGTGGGACACCTGCCTGGCCGCGATCGCCCTCGTCGACGCCGGACTGCCCGCCGATCACCCGCAGTTGGTCAAGGCGGCCGACTGGATGCTGGGCGAGGAGATCGTCCGGCCCGGCGACTGGTCCGTGAAGCGGCCCGGAATGCCGCCCGGGGGCTGGGCGTTCGAGTTCCACAACGACAACTACCCCGACATCGACGACACCGCCGAGGTGATCCTCGCGCTGCGCCGGATCGCTCACCCCGACGCGGAGCGGCTGGACCGGGCCGCCGCGCGCGGCATGCGCTGGACGCTCGGCATGCAGTCGAGGAACGGCGCGTGGGCCGCCTTCGACGTCGACAACACCAGCCCCTTCCCGAACCGGCTGCCGTTCTGCGACTTCGGCGAGGTCATCGACCCGCCCTCCGCCGACGTCACCGGGCACGTCGTCGAGATGCTCGCGGTCGAGGGACTCGCCCACGACCCGCGCACCCGCCGCGGCATCGAGTGGCTGCTGGCCGAGCAGGAACCGGACGGCTCGTGGTTCGGACGCTGGGGCGTCAACTACGTCTACGGCACCGGGTCCGTCGTCCCCGCCCTGACCGCCGCCGGCATTCCCGCCGCGCACCCGGCGATCCGGCGGGCGGTCGCCTGGCTGGAGTCGGTCCAGAACGACGACGGCGGCTGGGGCGAGGACCTGCGCTCCTACAAATACGTCAGGGAGTGGAGCGGCCGGGGCGCCTCGACCGCCTCGCAGACGGGATGGGCGCTGATGGCCTTGCTCGCGGCCGGGGAACGGGAGTCCAAGGCCGTCGAACGCGGCATCGAGTGGCTCGCCGCGACCCAGCGGGCGGACGGCTCCTGGGACGAGCCGTACTTCACGGGGACGGGCTTCCCGTGGGACTTCTCGATCAACTACCACCTCTACCGGCAGGTGTTCCCGCTCACCGCGCTCGGCCGCTATCTGCACGGCGAACCCTTCGCCGAGCGGCTCCGGGGGAGCGGCCGGACCGGGGAACACCGCGGCGGCGGGGCCGGCACACCGCTCACCGAGTCCGGGGAACGTCGCGGGGGCAGCGCCGGCACGCCGCTCGCCGAGGCCGAGGGGAGCTGA